A portion of the Deinococcota bacterium genome contains these proteins:
- a CDS encoding FtsQ-type POTRA domain-containing protein, which produces MRRALLLAGLGLALAAVALSLYHPRIASVVVSGNAHYSAEEVMALAEVRLADPLLWVHRWRARRLALDPWILRARLVRHWPDTVLIHVWERRPAIRIGDRILALDGTVLGDASTADPRASQTADLVLVRGWGEDRSDEAIALVQLLEEYEPKMLSYSPGGFDIELEDGRLFTPDIAALRAHWSGFTSQQGKSVYVYPWGVSVQQ; this is translated from the coding sequence GTGCGCCGCGCCCTGCTCCTCGCAGGTCTCGGCCTCGCCCTCGCGGCGGTGGCCCTCAGCCTCTACCATCCGCGCATCGCCAGCGTCGTGGTCTCGGGCAACGCCCACTACAGCGCCGAAGAGGTGATGGCGCTGGCCGAGGTGAGGCTGGCGGACCCGCTCCTCTGGGTCCACCGCTGGCGGGCGCGGCGGCTCGCCCTGGACCCCTGGATCCTGCGGGCACGCCTCGTCCGCCACTGGCCGGACACGGTCCTCATCCACGTTTGGGAGCGGCGGCCCGCCATCCGTATCGGCGACCGCATCCTGGCCCTGGATGGTACAGTCTTGGGAGATGCTTCCACCGCAGACCCACGCGCTTCGCAAACCGCCGACCTCGTCCTCGTCCGCGGCTGGGGCGAGGACCGCTCGGACGAGGCGATCGCCCTCGTCCAATTGCTGGAAGAGTATGAGCCCAAGATGTTAAGCTACTCGCCAGGTGGTTTTGACATAGAGTTGGAGGACGGCCGCCTCTTTACGCCGGATATAGCGGCGCTAAGGGCGCACTGGTCGGGTTTTACAAGTCAGCAGGGCAAAAGCGTTTACGTGTATCCCTGGGGAGTGAGCGTACAACAGTGA
- a CDS encoding UDP-N-acetylmuramate dehydrogenase — MGANRVRRVRLAMLTTLGVGGEAEVWEVGSERELTEATREPYRVLGAGSNLLVADEGVSERVVKLGPAFNSVRVFDGKADLWLGAATPLPGLVRRAGRLGLSGLEGLLGVPATLGGALKMNAGTRFGCLADTLLEAELFVGGAAIRLPADALGLGYRRSTLPAGAVVTRLRLGLTPSTPERVGAQLAKVDAARKGQPKVKSAGCAFKNPPGGSAGRLIDAAGLKGLRVGGAMVSCEHANFVVNLGNARAEDVIRLLGLVRARVGVPLELEWEGWGFEPRASAARTEA; from the coding sequence TGGGAGGTCGGCAGCGAAAGGGAGCTTACGGAGGCCACCCGCGAGCCCTACCGCGTCCTGGGCGCGGGCTCCAACCTGCTCGTCGCCGACGAGGGCGTAAGCGAGCGCGTCGTCAAGCTGGGCCCCGCCTTCAACAGCGTCAGGGTCTTCGACGGCAAGGCCGACTTGTGGCTGGGCGCGGCCACGCCGCTGCCGGGCCTGGTGCGCCGCGCCGGCCGGCTCGGCCTGTCGGGCTTGGAGGGCCTGTTGGGCGTCCCGGCGACCCTCGGCGGGGCGCTCAAGATGAACGCCGGCACCCGCTTCGGCTGCCTCGCCGACACGCTTCTAGAGGCCGAGCTGTTCGTGGGCGGCGCGGCCATACGCCTGCCCGCGGACGCCCTCGGCCTGGGCTACCGCCGGAGTACGCTCCCGGCGGGCGCCGTCGTCACCCGGCTGCGCCTGGGGCTCACGCCCTCCACACCCGAACGGGTGGGCGCGCAGCTCGCTAAGGTGGACGCGGCCAGAAAGGGCCAGCCCAAGGTCAAGTCGGCGGGCTGCGCCTTCAAGAACCCGCCGGGGGGCAGCGCCGGCAGGCTCATCGACGCGGCGGGGCTCAAGGGCCTGCGCGTCGGCGGGGCGATGGTCTCATGTGAGCATGCCAATTTCGTCGTCAACCTGGGCAATGCCCGCGCCGAGGACGTGATCAGGCTGCTGGGGCTCGTCCGGGCCAGGGTCGGGGTGCCTTTGGAGCTCGAGTGGGAAGGCTGGGGCTTCGAGCCCCGAGCCTCGGCCGCGAGGACGGAGGCCTGA